The Benincasa hispida cultivar B227 chromosome 9, ASM972705v1, whole genome shotgun sequence genome has a segment encoding these proteins:
- the LOC120085137 gene encoding auxin-induced protein AUX28-like: MEKKKMGFEETELRLGLPGNNNIGSGELGEVAARKRGFAETVSSETISKVDLKLNLSSKETVDDDVAIDSNPGNKDKTVLTADPAKPPAKAQVVGWPPVRSFRKNNMLAFVKVSMDGAPYLRKVDLKMYKSYKQLSDALAAMFGSFTTIGNCGSQEMKDFMNESKLMDLLSGSDYVPTYEDKDGDWMLVGDVPWEMFVESCKRLRIMKGKEAIGLAPRAMEKCKNRS; the protein is encoded by the exons atggagaagaagaagatggggtTTGAAGAGACGGAGCTCCGGCTAGGTCTACCCGGTAACAACAACATCGGAAGCGGCGAATTGGGAGAGGTGGCGGCTCGAAAACGAGGCTTTGCTGAAACTGTCAGCAGTGAGACCATTTCGAAGGTTGATCTCAAGCTCAATCTTTCTTCGAAAGAAACTGTCGACGACGACGTTGCCATCGATTCCAACCCCGGAAACAAAGACAAAACCGTCCTTACCGCCGATCCGGCCAAACCTCCGGCTAA GGCACAAGTCGTGGGATGGCCACCCGTTCGATCATTCCGAAAGAACAACATGTTGGCGTTCGTGAAAGTGAGCATGGATGGGGCGCCGTATCTGCGCAAAGTGGACTTGAAGATGTACAAGAGCTACAAACAACTCTCTGATGCTCTTGCTGCCATGTTTGGCTCCTTCACCACCATTG GTAACTGTGGATCTCAAGAAATGAAGGATTTCATGAACGAGAGTAAATTGATGGATCTTTTAAGTGGCTCTGATTATGTTCCAACTTATGAAGACAAAGATGGTGATTGGATGCTGGTTGGAGATGTTCCGTGGGA GATGTTTGTTGAATCTTGCAAACGTCTACGCATCATGAAAGGAAAAGAGGCTATTGGACTTG CACCAAGGGCTATGGAGAAATGCAAGAACAGAAgctaa